In Schistocerca cancellata isolate TAMUIC-IGC-003103 chromosome 7, iqSchCanc2.1, whole genome shotgun sequence, a genomic segment contains:
- the LOC126092391 gene encoding uncharacterized protein LOC126092391 isoform X1, translating into MARNGDLECAVAVLFYVSMQCGNEMKSAANTAVQMINETLKLFERGTKRKREEWFDVTEYHNMRYGVHNKTVAHASRVSFTAAVTELASAVATHNTRRMKHVVWCIYILCKALETYHSDKSRRRYWICPLLRSRGEEGEFHTLVRDMREKDIQKFCIYFRMTPQRYDELLSMIAPHITKQTTKFRKPVTPEEQLAMTLRYLAHGDTQQMIALSYRVGRSTACRIIRRTCQTLWNVLQPKFLPKPTTDDWLSIAYDFHTKWQFPNCVGAIDGKHVVMQCPANSGSEYFNYKGTHSVVLMVACDANYKFTWVDGHWSCRKRQ; encoded by the exons ATGGCTCGTAACGGTGACTTGGAATGTGCAGTTGCAGTGCTTTTTTATGTGTCCATGCAGTGCGGAAATGAGATGAAATCTGCTGCAAATACGGCAGTGCAAATGATTAACGAAACTCTAAAATTATTCGAAAGAGGAACAAAAAGGAAACGTGAGGAATGGTTTGATGTGACAGAGTACCATAATATGCGGTATGGTGTACACAACAAAACTGTGGCCCATGCTTCGCGTGTGTCATTTACAGCAGCAGTGACTGAACTTGCGTCTGCTGTTGCCACGCATAATACAAGAAGAATGAAACACGTAGTGTGGTGCATCTACATTCTGTGCAAGGCTCTGGAAACATACCACAGTGACAAGTCCCGGCGCAGATACTGGATATGCCCACTCCTTCGTAGTAGAGGTGAAGAAGGAGAGTTTCACACCCTCGTACGGGATATGAGGGAAAAGGACATACAGAAGTTCTGTATATATTTTCGAATGACACCGCAGAG ATACGATGAATTACTGTCCATGATTGCTCCGCACATCACGAAACAGAcgacaaaatttagaaaaccagtcaCTCCGGAGGAACAACTTGCCATGACACTCAG ATATCTCGCTCATGGAGACACACAGCAAATGATTGCATTGAGTTACCGTGTTGGACGATCAACTGCATGCAGGATTATTCGTAGGACCTGCCAAACACTATGGAATGTCCTCCAGCCTAAGTTTCTTCCAAAACCAACAACAGACGATTGGTTAAGCATTGCTTACGATTTTCATACAAAGTGGCAGTTCCCAAACTGTGTAGGGGCTATCGACGGCAAACATGTCGTAATGCAGTGCCCCGCAAATTCTGGATCAGAATACTTCAATTATAAAGGGACCCACAGTGTGGTGTTAATGGTGGCATGTGATGCCAATTACAAGTTTACGTGGGTGGACGGACATTGGAGCTGCAGGAAGAGACAGTGA
- the LOC126092391 gene encoding uncharacterized protein LOC126092391 isoform X2 has translation MARNGDLECAVAVLFYVSMQCGNEMKSAANTAVQMINETLKLFERGTKRKREEWFDVTEYHNMRYGVHNKTVAHASRVSFTAAVTELASAVATHNTRRMKHVVWCIYILCKALETYHSDKSRRRYWICPLLRSRGEEGEFHTLVRDMREKDIQKFCIYFRMTPQRYLAHGDTQQMIALSYRVGRSTACRIIRRTCQTLWNVLQPKFLPKPTTDDWLSIAYDFHTKWQFPNCVGAIDGKHVVMQCPANSGSEYFNYKGTHSVVLMVACDANYKFTWVDGHWSCRKRQ, from the exons ATGGCTCGTAACGGTGACTTGGAATGTGCAGTTGCAGTGCTTTTTTATGTGTCCATGCAGTGCGGAAATGAGATGAAATCTGCTGCAAATACGGCAGTGCAAATGATTAACGAAACTCTAAAATTATTCGAAAGAGGAACAAAAAGGAAACGTGAGGAATGGTTTGATGTGACAGAGTACCATAATATGCGGTATGGTGTACACAACAAAACTGTGGCCCATGCTTCGCGTGTGTCATTTACAGCAGCAGTGACTGAACTTGCGTCTGCTGTTGCCACGCATAATACAAGAAGAATGAAACACGTAGTGTGGTGCATCTACATTCTGTGCAAGGCTCTGGAAACATACCACAGTGACAAGTCCCGGCGCAGATACTGGATATGCCCACTCCTTCGTAGTAGAGGTGAAGAAGGAGAGTTTCACACCCTCGTACGGGATATGAGGGAAAAGGACATACAGAAGTTCTGTATATATTTTCGAATGACACCGCAGAG ATATCTCGCTCATGGAGACACACAGCAAATGATTGCATTGAGTTACCGTGTTGGACGATCAACTGCATGCAGGATTATTCGTAGGACCTGCCAAACACTATGGAATGTCCTCCAGCCTAAGTTTCTTCCAAAACCAACAACAGACGATTGGTTAAGCATTGCTTACGATTTTCATACAAAGTGGCAGTTCCCAAACTGTGTAGGGGCTATCGACGGCAAACATGTCGTAATGCAGTGCCCCGCAAATTCTGGATCAGAATACTTCAATTATAAAGGGACCCACAGTGTGGTGTTAATGGTGGCATGTGATGCCAATTACAAGTTTACGTGGGTGGACGGACATTGGAGCTGCAGGAAGAGACAGTGA